AAAAACAGTGAACAACAATGCAGCTTTCCCAGGGTTGACAACTTCAAGTTCCTCATTTTCCCTAACCAACAGTCAAAACCCAAAATGGATTCAGTTTCCAActatataaaacagaaaaaagcagcaTATCCTCATGCAGCAGCCAGTGAATGCTTGTCAATTTTTCTTTATATAGTCATCCAGCTTTGCAGAACAATAAATCAGTGGTGATTTTCCAGTAATTTGCTGTTATTCTCAAAAGTATTGTGGCTACGGTTTGGGAGAGGtcctttcctgtttcaacatgcACAAAGCCAGGTCCATTGGGAAATGGTTTTTCCAGTTTGGGGTGGAAGAACTTAGGTGGCCTGCAGAGTCCTGAACTCGAACTCATCCATCATCTGTGGGAGTGTGAGCCAGACTCAATCACCAAACATTAGGAGTGAATCTCGCTGTTTCttttgtggctgaatgggaggAAATCTGGAGTATCTGAGCATATACTCATGTTATAGTTTCCTCTTGTCATAATTAAAGTACCTACAGGCTAAGTACTGTCAGGTGTAGTACTAGAAGGCTGAAGCATCTAATCAGGTAATGTCTTGGCCACGCTGCATGACTTTCAAATTTGTAGGATCGCTTACACAACACTACAcaactttctgtcttgtaatcGGGAGTTTTGCACACTACATGATGATCATCACACACGGGAACGGGCACTGATTTGCTTCTGATCTGGGGTGTTTTGTCTCCAAACAACCGCCTGCGAGCAGAAAATCAGGGCCAAAATCCGGTAGAGTTAACGTAGCTTTACTGTGTAAGTGCTGAGGTTGTAGAGTTGTAGTAGCTTCAGGTGTACTCACATAGAGGTGAAAGTGCAGGAAGCAGGCGAGtggagtgggcgtggcctgtgggaactgcagcagcagcgtctGCAGGTAGAGTTCGAGCTCCTTCTGCCGCTTCTCCACCAGACTCTTCGAGTTCTTCCCCAACATCTTCTTTGGAGGAAGCAGCCGCCGGTCCACCTTCTTCTCTGCGGTCAGCTGAAgggaaacacacatcacataaaACATGAATCTTTTTTGAGAGTCTCCATGCTGTAATTTATGTCATGTTTACTTTACACCATTGCTAACCATTTTTGAAATAACAGATTGCttatcaaacacagacaactTTAAGTCAACATTGTTTGGTCCAAGTTGTGCAATAGTGCACTCTATGAAAGGATGTGGTGCATCACTGACGTAATGCATTATGGTTGTTAATGAGTGTGGATGAATGATATATCTGCGGTCTGTGTATTATCCACTAGTAGATGAAAATTTTGAATTATTAATCATTGTTCTGATAATGGCATTTCAGGAAATAATGATGTCTGAGAACACGGAGTCTCTTCTTACAACAGCTGTTGGGTGTGGTTCCTTTGTGACTGGGAATGAACGCCACAAGTATAATTAGCGTAAGTGTAATAAGTATAACGTCAACTTTTGAGCTTTGCAGCATAAAAATAAGTCTATTTCAAATCAACAAGAAAACACTGCTTCATGCATCACAGCACCGACCTgaagtcaaaacaaaatcacatttgTTCTGCTGTTAGTTCACCCGGACTGactacaaaataaatatgtaatgaaAGCGATCACACCTGTGACATTAAGCACATTAATGACTGATTAGGGCAAACGGCCACTAGCTCACCTGCTCCAGTTTATCTCTCTTACCTTCTCATGGAGGTCGTGGAAGTCACTGTAGCGGTGCTTCACAGTCCACTTGTGCTCTCCATCTGTCACCTCGATGATATAGacctgaaaaacagacaatcaTGGATGGATGACAACCTGGTTGTGTGAGCTTGGTGAAATTGAGAATGAGGTTCATTTCTTGTTTTGCTGTCCTGTCTTTGATGATGTAAAGGATGTACAATACTGTTTCCTTAAATGTTCTGCATTTATGATGATTTCTTTCAGTTGGATGACGATGAAAAACTTGAGCTGTGCTTTAGGAAGGGAACATTTTTTGCAGGAGACTTTGTTTGTCAAGCTCGGGAGGGAAGGCAGAATATATTGTTTAAGACCGAGGTGCAAAATAATTTGTAATGTtgtaatgaaattaaatgtaataaactgtTTGATTATCAGAGAAACTAAATCTAATGAACACTTGAACCATCCCCATCAAGTCTCCATCCACTGAGGCTCAAAGCTCCATAATCATTACCAGTAAGCAGACATTGTGTAAAGACTTGTTTATAAAACTGCAATGTCAAGGTACAGTACGCTAGAAATGATCATTGCTAACTGAGCCGTTTTTTCAAGCACGAAAATtacttttcatgaaaaatagtcTAAACGTGAGGACAGAAAATAAAGGTAGAGGAGCTGTGGGGCTGGGGAACTGTCACGCTTTTCTAATCAGGCATGTAATTGGCTGCTGTCTGTCAAAACTTGCAGTACAGACCTTTACATCGTGGAGACATAAAATATAACTCCTAGCAAAGATGTAAAAGGCTGCAGTGGGCTGTAACGTCTGTATCTTGCAGAGGAAACTCTTTGTACACTGACACCGGCAGTGACAGCTCGGTTAGCACGGCGGCTAGCAGTTAGCATGACATTTCTGTTGCGTCCTTTTAGTCCTTCCTCAACTGGATTAAGACAAAACGACTCACTAACAAATAAGTATAATAAGTGCACAGTTTGTGTATTCACTGATGAAGTAATTTCTCCAACAATAACTCACTGTCACTTTGTCAGACCTGAAGCCAGGGTAGCtacaagctaagctaactagcgcTAAGCTAAAGGGAGCCAGGACGTAGCTGTAGCTTACAGTGTAGTTTTCCACCAGCTCCGACCCGacaacacacactgtcctcTCCGAAACCTCTTCTGGAAACGGGGTGGACTCCATCTTGAGATCGGGCCGAGCAAATATAATCTGCGattcagtaaaaaaacaaaaaaaactcttagTTAAAAcggctgtggaggatcttccTGCGCTCCTTCCCAGTTAGCCGCCTCCCGACGCCATGTTTGTTGTGATGCCGAGCGAAGCAGCTGACCGCTTTAAAAAAAACgctcaaactttatttacaacagCTCCGTGACAATTTTCTCAGTACGGTTTTAATTCCGTGAAAAAAACATCGTTTGTTTAACTTTCCCGAAACATACGTGCAAAGTCTGAGCAGTCAGACAAGGTGAGTAAACTAACAGCCACAATAAATCcgaaagtaaaagtaaaaacgACCGACACGACCGTGATTCACCGACCTTTGTCCGATAATAGGACTATGCCTCGTCTGTCAAGTGTTTATCGCGAGCATTATGATGATATTATCTTTATTAACAACAGACAGCGGCGGGCGGAGGTGCAGTATGATGTAATAGACTTAATACATCCATCTATGAGGAGCAGTGTTGAGTAATAATACCATTTTTTCTTACAGAACTAAACTCACTAGTTAAATCacttaaattaataaataacaaaaacaatttaatacATGTATGGGTCATTCTGCAACCTTTTATCCTGAGATCTCTGTCTAATTATGCATATATTGATCCATATATGGACCCATCTGTCCGTCTACTTACTTCATTTTTCtctatttaattttcattttgtgttttgtagatatatttatttgtattctcaTTACTTATATCTGTTTTGTatgtgccactgtttggtttacCTGTATTCTTTGTAAGTTGTTctcttttcaataaaaggtaTTAGAAAATCATAAATTTGTTAATATGAGGATCAGCTGAACCATAGCAGtagtgtgattaaaaaaatcatatacgTTATTTGGGAAATTCAAGTGTTTTGAGGACATCAGCTGCCTCTTTTGAAACCACTCTGAAATAATATCGAATACATCTTAATTTTGGTAAAGATGTTTGTGATTTCTGTGCATTCATAACCTTCACTCCTGATCTTCTTTCTACAGCAAGGCAACATTAAATCATAAAACACGAAACAAACACACTGGCAAGATTTAAAGTGCTGCACGCAATTCACAATAAACTAAAGGCTGTatgataaaaacaatgaaagctgcaacacacagacTAAAGATGAGAAAAGTACAATACAAAGCTGTACAGCGAACTATGAGGcagtttataatgtttaagaatttaaagtatttattgCACACAAGATAAATGAAAGCTTAAACTTGTCCCACCTAAATTTTTGGAAACCTGTTTCTCTGATCCGAAGGGAGGACAGTTTGGATTTCTTGTGCTGGATTCAGCTCTCTGTGTGATTTATCTTCTGTAAGTGTCAGATTAGGCTGCCTGacatatttatttagttttatttattgactTAAGTTAGTGTCTAACCCTGAGTGTGTTTAACTGTTATTGTAACTTTATGTTCTTGAACATTTGACCaataaagaacataaaaaagaaGTTTTTGTGCTCTTTTAAGACTCATAAACTCAAACttgccatggcaacagctgGATTAGAAGGTATAATTATGAAGTAGTCAGTACATagtttactgtatgtgtcatCGTCCTCTACGCCCTGTGTTTGCTCTGCAGGTTACTCACGACTCCATTAATACTTGCAAGTCAGTCCCTTGTAATCCACACTGAGCACCCTCCTTCTGCCTCAAACTGCTCTGTGTAATATACATCTCTGCCACATGGGGTCACTAGTGCAGCTGCAAATTTATAGACATGTTATTATGTCAGggtctttgttgtgttgaaCTGAGGTAATCTCAGTAAATGTGTTTGCTGCAGTACTAGTTATAGTAGTCTCCCTTAAGAGCAGATGCTTTGTTATGTGATTGAGGCAACACTGAACATGAAGTTTATGTTCATTGTTATGTGttgatttaaaggaaaagctcaaccaaaaatgaaaattctgttgTTATCTTCCCCTGGTCGTGCTGATGGATAGTAGGGTGACatcttctggagcttcacagcaaaacaacattgcagcattctcctaaacagctgaagaagATGGAGGCTTGTTTAACAACGTAAGATAAAAAGgttttcaaacaagtccccatcgGAGGGGAAAGGAGAAAGCTGAAgcgttgttttgctgtgaagctccagaaatgttttgtggactacaaaacttcccctgactttccatcagcatgaggttgcatagataatgactaaatttccatttttttgtgtgaacttatcctttaccAGTTGTACTCTTCTGTCTAAATACTTTTTCTGGTTGGATGATTATAATCAGGGCTGCGAGTTTACAGCCAAGCAGGTCTGACGGGCTGTACAGCTAAATGCTgatgtaagcatgctaacatgctcacactcACAATGCTATCATGATGATGTTTAGTGTAGTGTAATGTTTAACCATGTTCACTATCTTTGTTTGGCATGCTAATTtgcattaaaggagacatattctgcttattttcaggtttataatttTATTGTTGGGTCACTATCAACCTCCAGAACAGTCAGgccgctctgattggtcagctcacacacgcctgagccagcactgctgaCAACAACAGTGCAGCTGTGCAAAATCCATTCTCACAGGCCAAACTAGATGATCAGCAAATCTGAGACAatgtgacatagtgtgatgtcacaagcTCGTGGAATTAAAAGTGGGACTACTGACggggcgtttcaggagcagtgttttctgtgggagagaggagcttctgttggtgcagacttttttttactttcaaaaacttttacatgcacaggaaCACGTATAAAACACTGACGGAGAGAAAAATACTCAACCAAAAATGCCTCGTAGGTctccttcaaacacaaagtgcaactgaggctgatgggaacgTACCAAATAAAGGTTTTGACCTGATGAGGGCGCTTGATGCAAAGTCAAGTGATCCTGAAGCTAAAGCAATTCATACTTAGGGGAATGTGAATGTCTGAACCACATTTCATGACAACATCCTGTAGCTGACGTCTGTAAAAGACTTCAGCTTAATCCATCTGATATTTGTTGAGATCTTTCAGCCTGGACCAAAGTGCTGGAACGAGCGTCACTACTACCATTGCTACCACTTGAGTTGAACTTTCACAAGTTAAACTTATCTGTGGCAGGTTTCATGTGTTAACTCTGGTCAGGAAGTTCTTTGTTTTCAATCTCATGTTCTTGAATAGGAAACTATTTCCTTTCGAGACAAACGTTTCACCACTGCAACTTGTATTTTTGGTGCCCATGTGGGGGTGGTACTTGTACGTGCATGACACAATAACTGACTGCTGTCACTGCTATGACAGCCCTCCAGCCCTCCTGCCCCAGATCtgctggttgttgttgctgtctgtcctcagagGGGCgggcaggagcagcagcagctgtggatCAGATTTCAGCTGCTAAAGCTGAGGCGGAGTGAACCATCCTGCTGCAGGGGGGGGAGCTGTCTGCTAATCACAACCACAGCACACGATCTGAGGCACCTACAGACCGACACATGTGTTATAATATATTAGAAATGTATCTAGAGGTAATAACTAGTAGAAATCTGTGATATTACAATGTTATTACGAGGCAGCGGACAGACCTACAAACTCTGACCCCTCCTTCTGTTAAACCTGTGAATGGATCCTTCCGTGTCTTTATCCAGGCTGTGAGGCGAAGGCAGAGCCACAGTCAGAGCTGGTCTGAGCTGAGTGAACCACCAACCTACAGCCTAAATCAGAGAAAATAACTGCTTCAAATCAACTAGAAGGCGCTTTAAACCCCTTAACCTCACTTAATTTCACTAATCAGAGCTGAAAAGAGCTGATTTGACTTTGTAGACAAGTGAAGAAGAGAGATTATAGAGACAAGAGGAGggcgtgacaggcagacagcCGAGCAGGCAAGCTGCTGCTGCAAGGGGAGGAAGAGCAGGCTATGCATCGGCCAAAGCCAGAGGTCAAGAAAAAACGCGACAGAATAGTGAAAAGGTAGACTCAGAGCGTCAAAGGGGTCATTTGTGATCTGAGCCAGAAAAACCAGTAACCAGcctctctttgttgttgtgtgggccACTGAGGGAGGATGTGaaggagagcagcagggaggaaGGGAGGCGACTgcaagaaagacaagaaaatgcTCTCAGAGATGATGTGCAGGAGGAGCTgccagaagcagcagcagcagcagcagcagcagcagcaggatggcaAAGGGGCTCCGCAGAGGGACCCTTCCAGCCGCAGGAAGCACGGCTGGTCCAAGAGCTGCAGGGGGCGCCTGCAGGGGCGGAGGACAGGAGGGGGAGGGTGGCCGAGAGGGCGCAATCACCAGcaccctcctcatcctcactaCCATCATCCCCTCCAACTCAAGAGGCCGGCGATGTCCCTCCGGCCCGTTAACGTCAAGGGGAACAGAGCGAGGGGGATGCGTGCACCCAAGAACACCAACCAGTTTTTAATGCACGAGAAGTACCAGATGCTGCACATGCGCTCCGACTCTGTCGGGAGCGACAGCGGCAGCAGCTCCGACAGCGACATGGAGCTCACGGACATGGACTCGTACCTGGGTGTCCTGGAGAATGCCAGAGGAGCCCTGTTGGACAGTCCCAACCCGCACGGCTCAACGACACCACCAGGACAGATCGTGGTACTGCACAAGGACGGTCTGCGTCTGCACGAGGACAGTCTGCgcctgcaggaggaggacagtctGCGCCTGCAGGAGGACAGCATGCAGTATTTCCCCTCTGAAGACGACCTGATTCAGAGCCAGAATTTCATGCAGAGGGACTTTGTTGAGTTCTGTGACATCCTGACGTCCTGAAGGGAAACTTTCAGGGAGCCATTTTGTCCTCAGCAGTGTGAGACTCAAACCTCAGACTGAacaggtttgtttctgcttcatgttcacagaaaatgtttctttttttaaaagaaaaaagctccATCTCATTGACTCGTTCAGCCTTAAAGTGTTACGAATATGCTCGCAGAGTGTGACGATTCCATCAGTTTCCAGCAGaagtcaactttttaaaaacattttttaaaaatcaaatgtcatttttcttaaCGCGCATCAACCTGCcttactttgtctttttttttttaagatactGGCACTGATGTTCTGACTACAACAAGGGGAACCACATGAAACTATTTCACCCTGCTTGTATTTTTCTAGGTTTAAGGACAAACTTTTATTGAATGTAAAGATTTAATGACATTATTAagacagatgttgtttttttttacagttcatGATTGGTCATGTTCAGTGTGTCCGGATGCTGTAAAGTGCTGCCtttctgttgttattgttgcaCACAAAGGGAGATGGGCTCGGTGGTGGGAGTGAGCcctgacagccaatcagcatcGAGCTGCCTGGATTAGGCTGCAGATGATTGGCTGATGCAGACTGTCATTAacgaaaaaaaattaaaaaaaaaacctttactgtacagaataaaaatataaaaaacaaataaatatctCATTGGTGTAATGTGGGCGTATGGATTCTTTCTTTGTGGATTTAACTGAGTGAGTGTTGAGTTATCAGGGCAGTGTGTCACTGAGTCACCAGGCCAGCTCTGACTGAATTAAACAGTTAAACTATTTGAAAGTAAATACTCACATGATAATATgtaagaggagcagcaggaacAGAGACGAgcagtgaagaaaaacatgttcaatAAATATAAACTTTATAACACAAGTGTAGAAATAAGCATTTCTTAACTTTTTTAACGGTtaaatttatacattttgacattaatcctgcaataaatcaacaaaacacttaaaagcaTGTAACACAAATGAGGTGTTATAAATGAAATTGCACGGCACACGataaaacactttaattttTGCTTATGTAACTTATTTCCACTGTGATCCTTTACATAATGAATACAGTCATTCATACATACTCATGTCTTCTCCTCTATTTTCTTtgataaaaagttttttttaagtatcCTCAGTAGCTTAAATCATTGAGTCAGCTGGTCTTTATCTTGGTCCCCATTTACTGAAATGGGTTTTAACAGAGACATCTATAAATGTACAGAttttcaaatatatataaaactttTTTAGACATTCATCCACATGCCCTGCTGCCAAACACTTACAGTAATGCAACTGGCAATGTTTATCCAACATTTTCTTGTCACTACCAGTAgtgaaagttgtatttttctattcaGGAATGTTAGAGGCATTTAAGCAGGAGCGACAGGAGGAACACTGTGTtcctgtgtggatgaagtggaTTACATGAAGTGAAGTGGGCTGGTCACACCCACTGTGGGCGGGCCGGCAGCTATAAGCCtctttgtgttggtgtgtcATAAACTAATAATGGTAGCGGGTCAAAGTGTGAGGAACAGGCAGGTTATAAATGTTTCTGCTCTGATTCATAAGATCTGTTATTCTGGCCTTCAGTGTgagaaagtagcagaaatgtTGAAGAAAATCAGGGATTTTTCTTTGTAGGATTTCAGGCTGGCTGGTAAAGTGTAGACGATAGAGAGAAATGTTGTAGTGCcttacatttatacatttatgcCAGATTATTTTACCCCCCAGTGGGATAGACTGTCCTACATAATGCAGAGGAGGTCTCGCAGTACATTTAGACATTAGGGCATGTGAGAGGAGAACGCTGCATCTATAAACTAAATGTTCTTATACCTTTGAACTAGCAGCCTCTAAGATAATTCACTTTAatttatatgaatatatatatattataaaatattataaaataaattatatatataatataaatgaatgaatcagaTGAATCAGATGTTCTGATTATATTTTGCAATAACATATTACAACTCAGGGgagaaataaaagtaaaattagCTTTAGCTGGCTGTTTGTCTGTAgaagaggtttgtttttttgcttttacttaaattatacatttatttgacaacaaTTTCTAATAGCCTGTGGTAACACATGTCACAAAATAGGCCTACCTGCTGTGTTTGGCTTTGTAGTGCAGAATATTAAGgctatatttaatttttttgttaattggACAGTTGAGCAGGTTTCCGTTCAGTTTTCATCCTCTAAACCAGATTTACAGTGATGTAAGAGGATTTACAAGACAATAATAGTCCACTTAATTTTGAAAGTGTGgagagcttttttttattaaagttcaAAAGTGACAAAAGAGCAGCAGCCTGTTGCATTAGCTGTGTAACTTCAAATTTAGCCCGGCTTTCATTTCTCATGATTTATTATTAACTAATATAAAAGTGGTTGCACCAGGGACAGATTACAACATAACTCTAAGCCACAACTAAAACGTTACACAATAGTTACACACAACACAGCGGTTTTCTCTGCCCACAGCATCATTTCTTAAGTAATTATATGCCATTTTGCAACACGCTAGACCAAATTTATTGATAGGATGTTTCAATATTGATCTAGCTTATGCTACGATGTGCCAAGTTGCTCTTGCCAGCATGAAAGCTCGTGCACACCTGATGCTAGAACTCTTGGTTGGCCACTTGGCTTATGCCTTTATCTCCAAACATGTTAGCTCATGCCACGAGTAATTGTGGTGCAACCAATTTTAGTATCTGGCTCTGGGATGAGCAGTTTGGGGGCCCTGGGGCAAAATTAAGCTGTGGGACCCCTGTGCCCctgtttctccaaatctacaatacataacataaaaatgtaatttgagGCACtacagggacagacagagaataaacaacagaacaatCAAAACTTGAAACTGGAAAGAAAATACAGCCTATTTCAAccaaaatataaagtgtgttttaaagaaatattaaaaagaaattggATAAGTGACCCTCTGTTTGTTATGGATGATCTTTATGACATCTAATTGATGTTGATTAATGTTCATTGTCCTTATA
This Pagrus major chromosome 6, Pma_NU_1.0 DNA region includes the following protein-coding sequences:
- the LOC140998051 gene encoding uncharacterized protein; this translates as MLSEMMCRRSCQKQQQQQQQQQQDGKGAPQRDPSSRRKHGWSKSCRGRLQGRRTGGGGWPRGRNHQHPPHPHYHHPLQLKRPAMSLRPVNVKGNRARGMRAPKNTNQFLMHEKYQMLHMRSDSVGSDSGSSSDSDMELTDMDSYLGVLENARGALLDSPNPHGSTTPPGQIVVLHKDGLRLHEDSLRLQEEDSLRLQEDSMQYFPSEDDLIQSQNFMQRDFVEFCDILTS